GAGTAACTCTCTAAAGTTACTTTTAATCCTAACCATTCATTTCTTTAAGATCAAATGGTTATGAGTAATACTTATTAGCCATCACGTGACCCTCTGATTGTTTCTACTTTCTTCTTCCtcgttttcaatttccttattCTCCTTGTTTGGTAACGCAACACTGCCACCATTGTCCATGAATTCATTCATTTTCCTGCTTCTTCAAGATGCTTGTAATCATTAGAGGAAGACTCCAAGGGGCCAATCCTCCACAGCAAAATTTACAGCATACATTCCGTTTCAAATCTCACCATTGGAGAATATGAGCATGACTTCTTCCTTCATTCACTTTTCTTCGTTGTACTGCATTCGAGATTTGCTGCTAAAGCAGGGAACCAATTTGTTAtataaattgagaattttaaacATAAGCAATTTGACCTGACAACAATTGATTTTCAAGGATAAAGCGAAGGGAAAGTCAAAAGCTTTTGTGTCGTCGTGGCTCTGTTACAAATATGAATGATGTCCCCTATTCCTTGTACGTGCTTTCTCGGAGGACAGGCTGTGCAGCCGGTTCCAGCAGGTGGGGAAAATTGTCACGCGGTGGTTTCCCTTGCTTTTCAAAGGGAGGAAGCAGTTTTCAGAAATTGCAAGTTTTCAGAAAGAGAAAATTTGTCACGTGAGgctaattaaatattaatcatGACCATTAATTTTAAAAGAAATGGATAGTTAGGATTAAGAGTAAGAGTTACTCTTGGAGTAAATTGAGCCCTCTGCATAATATTAACATTTAGTTTTTCATTTATGTACACTTTTAATATTTTAGAATAcatttttactatttttaatttGGATACTACTTTTATTAATTTGGATACTACAATTATAGCtctatttgttttcaaaaaaaaaagaattaatatcacttaaatttaattaataatttatattttataattaaataatttgtaTATTTAACAAGAATGTATATAGGGACTAGAATTGaagtaattttaataatttatttattcagTAATATAAAAAACATTAAGTAAATTTGAAACCTTTTAAATTAAGTAATATGTTTTTaatatcatcaaataaattataataatatagttttttttatacttcttataaaaaattaatttgaaatttaataattataataaactaCAAATTTATTAGCGTAAAATATCATtttgtaaattttaatttattcaaATATGGTCATAATTATGTTTCTCTATTATGTTAATTTCAAAACGTTGAATGCATCGTCTaccatattttgaatgataacaattttcaaaagtgCAAATGAACCGATTAAATATATCATGTGAATTGCATTTTCAGGAAATTACTCTTACACCCCTCATGCGATATCGTCTAAAGGAGCAACACAAAAAGATGACAAGAAGACAAAGAATAGACTGACTAGAGCATCAAAACTATGAAagcggttaacccagtcaagCGCAAGCAAGGACAAAGCTACAAGGGTAGACGTCACAGAGACAAGGAAGGAAAGTTAAACATGCCACATCGTCTGAGCATCAACTGAGAAGAAAGATCAAGCATCAAAACAAACTGGTCAACCAAAGGAATACTGAGTATGCTGAATGGGTCAACCGAGAAGAATCACAAGAATAAGAAGAGATCAAGAGGCAAGCATAGTTATATCATCTAGATCGTCTTCGCAAGGAAAAGCTCAAGCTTCAAGCACATCTCTACAAGAGCaatcaaagcttcagaagcaACAATGAAAGAAGAAAGCTTCAAGGACACTCCATGCAACAACAGTCAAGCTATTAGATCTCCTTAGAAGACTGCACTCAACGTCTTCGTTCTTCGTCTATCTCAAGTCTAATCAAAGGAGTGTCTAGAGAAAAGAACGCCAcattcaaatggaaatatctcTGACATTCTTGAGGAGATCAAAGTCAAGTGCTATGCATCACGTGATACTCTACAAAGCACGCTGACCAAGGAAACGAGTATAACCATGTCAACATCAAAAGTTTCATCTTTCTCTCTTACACAAGAAATAAAGAAATGGAGCAAAGCTTATTGTCTTATCCTACAAATATGTACTCCAAATCATGAAATACAAGACAATCCATTTTTTAAGAAGAAGAACTTGTTCAAAGCTGAAAGTCTCAACTATTGTATGACCAACAGACGAAATGAATGAAGCTTGCACCAAACTGATAAATCTTCTTAGAGAAAAATGACCAAAGCAAGAAGCATTGTCTGCAGAGATTAAAAGAACGATGGAAGCAGAACCTCTGAGAATGACAACGTCTATAAAGAAGTTTGTAGCTtcagaaggaaagaaaagaagaacaaGCTTCATAGTCAAAGTATCTGAGAGAACGCAGATTAACTGAAGCAAGCATCGTCTGAAGAACTAAAGAATTGAAGAACGACGAAGGAAAGATCGTCTGAAGAAAGGTGAAGATGACAGAAGCAGAAGATCATCTAGGGAATCAAGCTCTCACTCAAAGCAAGCTACAAAGTCAAAACAAGTACACTCCCAGTTGAAGATAAAGCCAAGAAAGCTTTGTGCAGTAGTTTCAAGATGAAATCTCAATCTCTGCCACAAACGCTATGATGAAGAAAAAGGTACCAGATAAAAGTTCATACCTATAATACCTGCTAGATGACAGATTACATCTTTACAACAAAGAGTCTCCATCAAACAGTTCCACGCTTTGACGCAAGTACATTTTGTACCGTTTGGTCCGACGGCTAGACACTCTATGAAGTACATGCTCCAACGGGCTGCAACAACTATCTTTCACTCACAGAAGATTCAGAAGTATAAAGGGAAGAAGTGAAGACTTGAAGAGGCAGCATTTATGCTCACATAGATTGAGCTTCTATGTTCAAATCACTTAAGCGTGAAAAGAAGCATCAGAGCTCATAACTTAGATATGATCATCAATATTTTCTGCTTCAACATGGATAGTAGACTTTCTTAAGAGTTAAATCATTTGTAACTCTCTCATGTAACATAACATAAAGTATACACTCAGAGTCAAATCTCATCTAAAATACTTTATGATTCATGAACTTAAATGTATCTATCACCACTCTTATTAGAAGAGACTATTTGTAGATGAAATGATCTTGAGAAAGATCATTTGAGGATAAGTCCTTTAAAGTTGTTGTAAAGGAGGAGTCCTGATAATACTTAGTAAGGAGGAGTCCTAATAATACTTGTAAAGAGAAGTCATTCGAATACTCAACAATGTCTGGAGAGGCAGGGTCCAAAGAATACTTAACTTCCTGAAGAGGCAGagacaaagaatacttgtttttcctggagaggcAGGGTCCAAAGAATACTTAAGTTGCCTGAAGAGGCAGGGTCCAAATAATAATTgtatggagaagtccttgatacttgagcTCAGTGAAATCTTGGCGTCGCCAAAGACTGCATGTAGCCCTATCGCTCTGGGGGTGAACCAGATAAAATTGCTTGTGTGCATCGTCTACTTCCATGCTTTACATTTCTGCTGCACCAAATGATTTCAATAAAGATGTTATATCTTTCAATTGTTTGGAAATATAAGCTTTTGGAAGGTACAATTCAAACCCCATTTCGTACGCTACTATGTTCAACTTCATATTATGCTTTCTCAAGTCATTTtcactaatatataatacattaaaagtgcatttaaataatttctttaaaataatacaTACCTTATATCGTCattcataaattttaaaattattttgtctaaattttttttattaataagcaatatttttttattaatttgttttacAATTGGTAACAAATAAAAGAATCATagaaaattttattaataaataattaataatgttATTAAAGTgagttaattttaattttatttttttacattaattaaaatttaataatgataatattttatttttaaataggtAAAATTGAAAAAGCAGTTACGATTAGTAATTCATATAATGAATATGgcgatgtatcttatgagaattGTCATTTTATATAAGAACATAGGAATGAATTAAGATCCATTTGAAATGGTCAAAGAATAAAACATTTTAATAGTCATGTGATAGTCACGTGACCACTTCACATGACCTAATATTTTAATGTTGATTATTCATGATTATATCTATCGGTTATTATTTATTCACATGTTCTCATATGAAATAATCATTCTTATAAGATACATCCTCTAATAAATACTTTAAATGGTTATTAATAactagttattattattattattaactaacaattaatatttaatattgttattaatgtaaattattattattatttaaattttatctcaaattgaatttaatatttaaaatttaaataatattaaaatttaattttcaatatgagaaattgaaaattttcactAGTAGTAACTGAAATAATGGATGTTTTAAAAGATTATTAATATGAGATAGTTTTACTTTTAATTGAAatcaataattattatttaaaaaaagttaatttttatttttaattttgaaaaattgaaaaaaattacaacTAGTAATTAATAAATAGTTATCATTTATATCATTAAgtactaattaatattgttatttaaagttaaaggtcaagtcaatttaaattattactATTGTtattatgtaacaaaaaaattgatgtaaaaaaaaaaacaaaaaacattaatgtttaacttttttttccttatgattaataactcaaataatttaaatcctaattttaaatatgggaaattcttttattttaacaATTGGTAACAAAcataatgaataatataaaaggGTATTATTTACCATTTAATATGAGTCAGTTATacttttacttatttttattattaatattttttatttttggatcaagttgtgattaataattaaaatttaaatagtgataatatttttaaatttaaaaaatggaaaaaattacaattagtcattaatataatgaatattaCAAAAAGTTATTAATGACTAattaatttgttaattaatGTATAGTTCAAGTGATTTTTTCatacatatatattatattctcAATTAAGAGAGGTATTTAATGTTACTTCCATGAAATTTGTTATAACATTATCGTTTGTTTAGGACTTTCAATCTACAATGGCGGAAGAGAATTCTAATGATGTGAACCCTGATGTGGATCGTGGTTCAAGACCTCATCCAACAACTAGGCCCACGTCCGATAGAACAATTCCGATATTCGAAGAATTCATGAGGCTCGGAACAAATCGACGCGCAAGGTGGAATTGGGAGAATTTTCTTAATCGTTCAACTGAAACTCATGTTCAGGTTCCACAGGAACTAGTTCATGTTCATCAACCTATTCCACCTAATCCGCGCAACTCCTCCATGGAATCAAACAATCCTAATGTCAATTCCAATAGCGGAGGCGCATTGCAGGCTGGAGAAGTAGGTGTTGCGGCTGTGACATTAGAAGAAAAGGATGATGTTGTACAGGGTAGCTGCAATGATGGAGACTTTTTTAAGTGTTATATTTGTTTTGACCTGGCTAATGATCCTATTGTGACTTCTTGTGGCCATTTGTTTTGTTGGCCATGCTTATATCAATGGTTGAATGTGCATTCAAATTCTAATGAGTGTCCAGTTTGCAAGGGTAAGGTGAATGTTAAGAATTGTATTCCAATATATGGAGGTGGAAACAATTCTCATGTAAGTGAAGCAAAGGATTCTGATCCCAAAATCCCTGCTAGGCCCCAAGCAAGTTTTGTTGATTATGTGAGGCAAACCTTTCAGGGAGATCCATTTTCACACCTTATGGAAATTATGATTCAGAGTGCTGGAAACACAGTCGGTCTTACTCAGGATCCATTCTGGCCATATAATCCTGAAAATGCTCGTCCTTCACAAGTTGAGGTTGAGATTATCGCTTCGTTAATGAGAAGGCTAAGGACATCACAAGACACGAGGATTGAGATGAATTTCATGGGGCCCCAAGATGATCTGGTGGGTTTGGTGAATAACAATGTTGGTGGAGGTTCTAGTAACCAAGAACACACTCCCCTTGTTGGTGATACTTCAAGAATACATAATTTAGTTCAGCCAAATGAATCAAACAATGCTCGTCATGAACAAGATGAAGATTCTACTTCCTTGGTGAGAATGTTCATGTCATCTCGAGGCCTGAGGGTAGATCTGGATTTTATAGAACCCCAGGATGATGTGGGTTTGTTGCATAACAATGTTGGTAGAGGTGGAAGAAATCAAAAACGTCGCCCCCCTGATGATGCTTCAATAGTACCTGATGTCGATAGAGGAGATTATCAAGTTCTAAAGCGTAGACGTTTCAACTGAATAAAGTATTTTGGATCAATGTAAgtgttttgcttttttttttttatggtatgGATCTATGAGTATTGTGTTGTTTAGATTTCACATTTTACAGTTTTGGTAGATTTCAGGTGATTTCAAAGTAATTTCACTGTT
This is a stretch of genomic DNA from Lotus japonicus ecotype B-129 chromosome 1, LjGifu_v1.2. It encodes these proteins:
- the LOC130725374 gene encoding uncharacterized protein LOC130725374, which codes for MAEENSNDVNPDVDRGSRPHPTTRPTSDRTIPIFEEFMRLGTNRRARWNWENFLNRSTETHVQVPQELVHVHQPIPPNPRNSSMESNNPNVNSNSGGALQAGEVGVAAVTLEEKDDVVQGSCNDGDFFKCYICFDLANDPIVTSCGHLFCWPCLYQWLNVHSNSNECPVCKGKVNVKNCIPIYGGGNNSHVSEAKDSDPKIPARPQASFVDYVRQTFQGDPFSHLMEIMIQSAGNTVGLTQDPFWPYNPENARPSQVEVEIIASLMRRLRTSQDTRIEMNFMGPQDDLVGLVNNNVGGGSSNQEHTPLVGDTSRIHNLVQPNESNNARHEQDEDSTSLVRMFMSSRGLRVDLDFIEPQDDVGLLHNNVGRGGRNQKRRPPDDASIVPDVDRGDYQVLKRRRFN